In one Leptospira fletcheri genomic region, the following are encoded:
- the rpsS gene encoding 30S ribosomal protein S19, producing MMRSSKKGPFIDSHLMSKVIKLNSENQKKPFRTWSRRSTIFPDMIGHTIMVHNGNKFIPVYINDNMVGHKLGEFAPTRTYRGHGNTDKKAGKK from the coding sequence ATCATGAGATCCTCGAAAAAAGGTCCGTTCATCGACAGCCACCTAATGAGCAAGGTGATCAAGCTGAACTCCGAGAACCAGAAGAAGCCTTTCAGAACCTGGTCGCGTAGAAGCACGATTTTTCCGGACATGATCGGTCATACGATCATGGTTCATAACGGAAACAAATTCATTCCGGTTTATATCAACGACAATATGGTCGGACATAAACTGGGGGAATTCGCTCCGACTCGCACGTATCGCGGTCATGGAAATACTGATAAAAAGGCCGGTAAGAAATAA
- the rplV gene encoding 50S ribosomal protein L22: MEAVAIARFIRMSPRKLRLVADEIRGYEVAEALDILKYTNKKAIEPIFKLIKSASANAVVKNESAEPGKMFIKKILVDEGPILKRFRPRARGRAARIRKRTSHVTVVISD; encoded by the coding sequence ATGGAAGCCGTAGCCATCGCCAGATTTATCCGGATGTCTCCGCGTAAACTCCGTCTTGTCGCAGACGAGATCAGAGGTTACGAAGTCGCGGAAGCTTTGGATATTCTGAAGTATACGAATAAGAAAGCAATCGAGCCGATCTTCAAGCTGATCAAATCCGCTTCCGCAAATGCGGTCGTGAAAAACGAAAGCGCGGAGCCCGGTAAGATGTTCATTAAAAAGATCCTCGTGGACGAAGGCCCGATTCTAAAGCGCTTCCGTCCTCGTGCCCGCGGTCGTGCGGCAAGGATTCGTAAGAGAACCAGCCACGTAACAGTGGTAATCTCTGATTAA
- the rpsC gene encoding 30S ribosomal protein S3, with amino-acid sequence MGQKVNPVGLRIGITRGWDSIWFSQQDYKKNLHEDIRIRRFIQSRFREAGVVKVVVERFPEKINVNLHTAKPGVVIGKNGANIEAVKKVIKTMSEKPLNLNIIEVKKPETIAQCIAESIAIQIEERQPFRRVMKQELRRAMRGGVEGIKIMISGRLNGADMARREHYREGRIPLHTLRAKIDLGFREASTTFGQIGVKVWTYTGDFISNKEESEEDKYAVKRRTN; translated from the coding sequence ATGGGACAGAAAGTTAATCCAGTCGGACTTCGTATCGGGATCACCCGTGGATGGGATTCCATTTGGTTTTCCCAACAGGACTACAAAAAGAATCTTCACGAAGATATTCGTATTCGTCGTTTTATCCAAAGTCGCTTCCGCGAAGCCGGAGTGGTCAAGGTTGTCGTTGAACGTTTTCCCGAAAAGATCAACGTGAATCTTCATACCGCTAAGCCAGGCGTGGTGATCGGTAAAAACGGTGCCAACATAGAAGCGGTTAAGAAAGTCATCAAAACGATGAGCGAGAAGCCGTTGAACCTCAATATTATCGAGGTCAAAAAACCGGAAACGATCGCTCAGTGCATTGCCGAGTCCATCGCGATCCAGATCGAAGAACGCCAACCTTTCCGTCGCGTAATGAAGCAGGAGCTTCGTCGTGCAATGAGAGGCGGTGTGGAAGGAATCAAGATCATGATCTCCGGCCGTTTGAACGGCGCGGACATGGCTCGTAGGGAACATTATCGCGAGGGCCGTATTCCTTTGCATACCTTGCGCGCCAAGATCGATTTAGGTTTCCGTGAAGCTAGTACTACTTTCGGACAGATCGGTGTGAAGGTTTGGACCTACACCGGGGATTTTATCTCTAACAAAGAGGAATCCGAAGAGGACAAATACGCGGTTAAGAGAAGGACCAACTGA
- the rplP gene encoding 50S ribosomal protein L16, translated as MLSPKRVKFRKRQRGRLKGTDERGSKVSFGEFGLKAVTSGRLTARQIEAARITINRQVKRGGKLWIRIFPHLPITKKPAETRMGKGKGNPEFWIAEIRPGRILFEMSGIDEATAKKALDLAAYKLPVQTEFVKRSTL; from the coding sequence ATGTTATCACCGAAAAGAGTTAAGTTCAGGAAAAGACAAAGGGGAAGACTGAAAGGCACCGACGAGCGCGGTTCCAAAGTCTCCTTCGGAGAGTTCGGCTTGAAAGCCGTTACGTCCGGTCGCCTGACTGCACGCCAAATCGAAGCGGCACGTATCACGATCAACCGTCAAGTGAAACGGGGCGGAAAATTATGGATTCGGATTTTTCCGCATTTGCCGATCACGAAAAAACCGGCCGAAACTCGGATGGGTAAAGGAAAAGGGAACCCGGAGTTCTGGATCGCAGAAATTCGCCCGGGTCGCATTTTGTTCGAGATGAGCGGTATCGATGAAGCCACCGCTAAGAAGGCGTTGGATCTGGCCGCATATAAACTGCCGGTTCAAACCGAATTCGTGAAGAGGTCGACTCTATGA
- the rpmC gene encoding 50S ribosomal protein L29: protein MKKIKLHELKDVEILAQIEDARKVIRNARFQYGVARSLENPKVIANAKKKIARLLTIQKERQLAAGTGSKKVRHFSRAERKDQNVAKSNGAAKAAAKAKN from the coding sequence ATGAAAAAGATCAAATTGCACGAACTGAAGGACGTAGAGATTCTCGCGCAAATCGAGGATGCTCGTAAGGTGATCCGTAACGCTCGCTTCCAATATGGAGTGGCTCGTTCCCTGGAAAATCCGAAGGTAATCGCGAACGCAAAAAAGAAGATCGCTCGCCTTCTGACCATTCAAAAAGAGCGCCAATTGGCTGCCGGAACGGGAAGCAAGAAGGTCCGTCATTTTTCCAGAGCGGAGCGTAAAGACCAAAACGTCGCTAAGTCCAACGGGGCTGCAAAAGCGGCGGCAAAGGCTAAGAACTGA
- the rpsQ gene encoding 30S ribosomal protein S17: METAKKSVKKSLLSEGKVVSTAMDKTLVMVVETRKTHPRFKKIVRRTVKMKVHDEKNECQVGDRILAIETRPLSREKRHRLFKIVEKAK, from the coding sequence ATGGAAACAGCAAAGAAGTCCGTTAAGAAATCTCTTCTGAGCGAAGGGAAGGTCGTGAGCACCGCCATGGATAAGACTTTAGTCATGGTTGTGGAAACTCGCAAGACCCACCCGAGATTCAAGAAGATCGTTCGCAGAACCGTAAAAATGAAGGTTCACGACGAAAAAAATGAGTGCCAAGTAGGAGACAGGATTTTGGCGATCGAAACCCGTCCTCTTTCCCGCGAGAAGCGCCATCGTTTATTTAAGATCGTAGAAAAGGCAAAGTAA
- the rplN gene encoding 50S ribosomal protein L14, which translates to MIQQETILQVADNSGIKRVTCIKVLGGSKKRYASVGDEIIVAVKDAQPAYGLKDSTGKKVHNKAVQRAVVVRTKKEIRRPDGSYIRFDDNAVAIIDDKGNPKGTRIFGPVARELRDKKYAKIISLAPEVL; encoded by the coding sequence ATGATCCAACAGGAAACCATCCTCCAAGTCGCCGACAACTCCGGGATCAAGAGAGTCACTTGTATCAAGGTCCTAGGGGGCTCAAAAAAGCGTTATGCTTCCGTAGGAGACGAAATCATCGTCGCCGTTAAGGACGCGCAGCCTGCTTACGGGTTAAAGGATTCGACGGGGAAAAAGGTCCATAATAAGGCAGTGCAGCGGGCCGTTGTCGTTCGCACGAAAAAAGAGATTCGTCGTCCCGATGGTTCTTATATCCGTTTCGACGATAACGCGGTAGCGATTATCGACGATAAGGGGAATCCGAAAGGCACTCGTATTTTCGGGCCTGTAGCTCGCGAGCTGCGGGATAAGAAATACGCAAAGATCATCTCCCTCGCTCCGGAGGTTCTATAA
- the rplX gene encoding 50S ribosomal protein L24 produces the protein MSKLTYRGSEYTKFKAIRLHKDDEVVVIAGKEKGKRGKILVIDKKRDRVVVEGLNKRKRFLRPTQENPQGGIVEVEAPMHISNVMFYDSKKKKGVRVGFQESKGKKVRVSRPDGKEI, from the coding sequence ATGTCCAAGCTTACATATCGGGGATCCGAATATACTAAGTTCAAAGCGATCCGCTTACACAAAGACGACGAAGTCGTTGTGATCGCCGGAAAAGAAAAAGGAAAACGCGGTAAGATCCTCGTTATCGATAAGAAACGGGATCGCGTCGTCGTGGAAGGTTTGAACAAGCGCAAACGATTCCTTAGACCGACTCAGGAGAATCCACAGGGCGGGATCGTCGAAGTGGAAGCTCCGATGCATATTTCGAACGTGATGTTCTACGACTCCAAAAAGAAAAAAGGGGTTCGCGTAGGATTCCAGGAAAGTAAAGGCAAAAAAGTCCGTGTATCCAGACCGGACGGGAAAGAGATCTAA
- the rplE gene encoding 50S ribosomal protein L5, translating to MAARLKEKYGKEIAPALQKQYNFKSVMQVPRLEKIVLNVGMGEAHTNPKALEAAVEEMALITGQRPVKTKAKKSIAGFKLREGMSLGATVTLRGNYMYEFLDRLVNVALPRVRDFKGVSEKGFDGRGNYNFSIKEQIIFPEIKVDKINTIYGMNMTFVTNTKSDAEAHSLLLAFGMPFRNLR from the coding sequence ATGGCAGCGAGATTGAAGGAAAAATACGGGAAAGAAATCGCTCCCGCACTCCAAAAGCAGTACAATTTCAAATCCGTAATGCAGGTTCCCCGCCTCGAAAAAATCGTCCTGAACGTAGGTATGGGAGAAGCTCATACGAATCCGAAAGCTCTCGAAGCGGCGGTTGAAGAGATGGCCCTGATCACGGGACAGCGCCCGGTAAAAACGAAGGCGAAAAAATCCATCGCGGGTTTTAAACTTCGGGAAGGGATGAGTCTCGGTGCGACCGTAACTCTTCGCGGGAATTACATGTATGAATTCCTGGATCGTTTGGTGAACGTGGCTCTTCCTCGGGTTCGCGACTTCAAAGGTGTTTCCGAAAAAGGGTTCGATGGCCGCGGAAACTACAACTTTAGCATCAAAGAACAGATCATTTTTCCGGAAATCAAAGTGGATAAGATCAATACGATCTACGGAATGAATATGACCTTCGTGACGAATACCAAAAGCGACGCGGAAGCGCATAGCTTGCTTTTAGCTTTTGGTATGCCGTTCCGGAACCTGAGATAA
- a CDS encoding type Z 30S ribosomal protein S14, which yields MAKTSLIERHKKVKKFKVRVHNRCPLCGRPRGYLRRFDMCRICFRKLASQAQIPGVVKASW from the coding sequence ATGGCTAAGACCTCTCTGATAGAAAGGCATAAAAAAGTTAAGAAGTTTAAGGTGCGCGTACACAACCGTTGCCCGCTTTGCGGCAGACCTCGCGGTTACCTTAGAAGGTTTGATATGTGTAGAATTTGTTTCCGGAAGCTGGCCAGTCAGGCACAGATTCCCGGCGTAGTAAAGGCATCTTGGTAA
- the rpsH gene encoding 30S ribosomal protein S8 gives MSLSDPIGDMLTRIRNAGRAKHESCVIPGSKIKRSILELMKEEGFINGYEPVPNGTFEDFKVSLKYDGTKKPVIRELVRVSTPGRRVYLKSEDIRPYKNNMGTMILSTSKGIMTGKKARKLRVGGEVICKLS, from the coding sequence ATGAGTTTATCTGATCCTATCGGCGACATGCTGACCCGCATCCGGAATGCCGGACGTGCAAAACACGAAAGCTGTGTTATTCCCGGAAGCAAGATCAAACGTTCCATTTTGGAACTGATGAAAGAAGAAGGTTTCATCAACGGTTACGAGCCCGTTCCGAACGGAACTTTCGAGGATTTTAAGGTTTCTTTGAAATATGACGGAACCAAGAAACCGGTGATTCGCGAGTTGGTTCGGGTTTCCACTCCCGGAAGACGAGTTTATCTCAAGAGCGAGGACATCCGTCCGTATAAGAACAATATGGGAACGATGATCCTTTCTACTTCTAAAGGAATCATGACGGGTAAAAAAGCCCGCAAATTACGCGTAGGAGGAGAGGTGATCTGCAAACTCTCTTAA
- the rplF gene encoding 50S ribosomal protein L6, translating to MSRIGKAEIKLPEKVEVKLENDTIRVKGPLGELHTPIFSGIALKSDAGIVKLERSSEEQNVVALHGLTRALLMNCVKGVTQGWEKNLDITGVGYRAAKRGEDLVMNLGYSHEVVYKTPKGIKIDVNEQVKIKVFGIDKQLVGQVAADIRSKRPPEPYKGKGIRYSDEVIKRKAGKTGKK from the coding sequence ATGTCCAGGATTGGAAAAGCAGAGATTAAACTTCCCGAAAAAGTGGAAGTAAAACTGGAAAACGATACGATTCGCGTAAAAGGCCCGTTAGGCGAGCTGCATACGCCGATTTTCTCCGGAATCGCCCTAAAAAGCGATGCCGGAATCGTGAAGTTGGAAAGATCCAGCGAAGAGCAGAACGTGGTCGCCCTGCACGGCTTGACTCGGGCGCTTCTGATGAATTGCGTCAAGGGAGTTACCCAAGGTTGGGAAAAAAACCTAGACATTACCGGAGTGGGATATCGCGCCGCAAAACGCGGAGAAGACCTGGTGATGAACTTGGGATATTCCCACGAGGTAGTTTATAAAACTCCGAAGGGAATCAAAATCGACGTAAACGAACAGGTTAAGATCAAGGTTTTCGGAATCGACAAACAATTGGTCGGACAAGTCGCCGCCGATATTCGTTCTAAAAGACCGCCCGAGCCTTACAAAGGAAAGGGAATCCGGTACAGCGACGAAGTAATTAAGAGAAAGGCCGGAAAAACCGGTAAGAAATAA
- the rplR gene encoding 50S ribosomal protein L18, which yields MINKLKKVAAKHRRAERSRFKLRQNGERPRLVFNKSNRYLSCQIVDDSKGITLVSATTLENEFASAGKSRKDVEAAKALGKAIGQRASSKGVKTVMLDRSGMIYHGRIAAFADAAREAGLEF from the coding sequence ATGATTAACAAACTGAAGAAAGTCGCAGCCAAACATAGAAGAGCGGAGCGCTCCAGATTCAAACTTCGCCAAAACGGAGAGCGCCCTCGTCTGGTTTTCAATAAGTCGAACCGTTATCTTTCCTGTCAAATTGTGGACGATTCCAAAGGAATCACTTTGGTTTCCGCGACGACCTTAGAAAATGAGTTCGCGTCCGCAGGAAAAAGCCGGAAAGATGTCGAAGCTGCAAAGGCTCTAGGAAAAGCGATCGGACAAAGAGCTTCTTCCAAGGGAGTAAAGACAGTCATGTTGGATCGTTCCGGCATGATCTATCATGGAAGGATCGCGGCTTTTGCCGATGCGGCCAGAGAAGCTGGTCTGGAGTTCTAA
- the rpsE gene encoding 30S ribosomal protein S5, with protein MAYEQEQESKEFSEKVVKIDRVAKVVKGGRRFSFNALTVVGDSKGKVGIGFGKANEVPDAIRKSIESAKKNLVKIQFRGHTIPHEVTGKFKSAKVILKPSSPGTGIIAGGSVRSVVEKVGIQDILSKSWGSSNPVNIVKATLDALQQLETPVLAARKRGISLARLFGNDVG; from the coding sequence ATGGCATACGAACAAGAGCAAGAATCGAAAGAATTTTCCGAAAAGGTCGTGAAGATCGACCGGGTCGCAAAAGTCGTGAAGGGGGGACGCCGTTTTTCCTTTAACGCGCTGACTGTAGTAGGCGATTCCAAAGGGAAGGTAGGGATCGGATTCGGGAAGGCCAACGAGGTTCCGGATGCGATTCGTAAATCCATCGAATCGGCTAAGAAGAACTTGGTGAAAATCCAATTCCGCGGTCATACGATTCCCCACGAAGTAACCGGGAAATTCAAATCCGCGAAGGTGATTCTCAAGCCGAGTTCACCGGGAACCGGAATCATTGCGGGTGGATCGGTTCGTTCCGTAGTGGAAAAAGTCGGAATTCAGGACATCTTAAGCAAGTCTTGGGGTTCTTCCAATCCGGTAAACATCGTAAAGGCGACTCTGGACGCTCTCCAACAATTGGAGACTCCGGTACTGGCTGCTCGGAAACGGGGAATCAGTCTGGCTCGTTTGTTCGGTAACGACGTAGGATAA
- the rpmD gene encoding 50S ribosomal protein L30, which translates to METVIVTQIKSSIGVKKGQKLTLAALGLRKTGQQRKHTLTPQIQGMINDVHHLVKVDKA; encoded by the coding sequence ATGGAAACCGTGATCGTCACCCAAATCAAAAGCAGCATAGGCGTTAAAAAAGGCCAGAAGCTGACTTTAGCGGCGCTGGGCTTGAGAAAGACCGGCCAACAACGTAAACATACTCTGACCCCCCAGATCCAAGGAATGATCAACGACGTTCATCACTTGGTAAAAGTGGATAAGGCGTAA
- the rplO gene encoding 50S ribosomal protein L15, translating to MSKERIKTALAFGKERSEKENAPAQNTVPAPKGSSRSKKRLGRGIGSKTGKTGGRGSKGQYARNTVRRGFEGGQMPIHRRIPKRGFTSIFHKDFFPINLRDIEKSGLTGNIDAKNMVESKILDKETTPFKILGTGEIKKAVHIVADRVSKTAKEKIEKAGGSVKLRSELAEKA from the coding sequence ATGAGCAAGGAAAGAATCAAGACTGCACTGGCGTTCGGAAAAGAACGTTCTGAAAAGGAAAATGCTCCCGCTCAGAATACAGTCCCTGCACCGAAAGGTTCCAGCCGCTCCAAAAAGCGTCTGGGACGCGGGATCGGTTCCAAAACCGGGAAAACAGGGGGCCGTGGATCCAAAGGACAGTATGCTAGAAATACGGTTCGCCGGGGTTTTGAAGGCGGCCAGATGCCGATCCATCGCCGGATTCCGAAAAGAGGATTCACTTCTATTTTTCATAAGGATTTCTTCCCAATCAACCTGCGGGACATCGAGAAAAGCGGTTTGACCGGGAACATAGATGCCAAAAATATGGTTGAATCGAAGATTCTCGATAAAGAGACCACTCCGTTCAAGATTCTTGGCACAGGGGAAATCAAAAAAGCGGTCCATATCGTGGCCGATCGGGTTTCGAAAACCGCCAAGGAAAAAATAGAAAAGGCCGGTGGGTCCGTAAAATTACGGTCCGAACTGGCTGAAAAAGCCTGA
- the secY gene encoding preprotein translocase subunit SecY, with product MLTSIANIFKIPELRNKVFFTLGMLLLFRLGTHITIPGIDPKVVSAIAADATSSEGLVGMFDMFAGGALLNFSIFALGIMPYISSSIIMQLVMVLIPSLQKLQKEGEEGRKKIGQYTKYGTIILCAVQSLAVIRLAQQWSYGADQKAALHPGLIHSSVESWFFFIALLSITTGTVLLIWLGEQITERGIGNGISLLIFAGIVGRLPSSVYQLFQENFVDGLNIIILLLLFILLISLTVLLTQGVRKVPLQYGKQMVGRRMVQAKSQSIPFKVNGASVMPIIFASSLLLFPQTIIQQIVDIPEWAGWAVLLDYLNPFSQIWYHAAVYFFIYIGLIVFFAYFYTAIQFNPAELAENLRKYNGFIPGIRPGSHTKEYIEKVLNRITLPGAIFLAGLALAPYIIIRFLDLGTNSGGGSLVYTFGGTSLLIMVGVALETLKQLESQLLMRNYDGFLKKSKIKGRS from the coding sequence ATGCTGACTTCGATCGCAAATATCTTTAAGATTCCGGAGCTAAGGAATAAGGTTTTCTTTACCCTTGGTATGCTTCTCCTATTCCGTCTCGGAACTCATATTACGATTCCGGGAATCGATCCGAAGGTGGTCTCCGCAATTGCGGCTGACGCTACCTCATCCGAAGGTCTGGTCGGAATGTTCGACATGTTTGCGGGAGGAGCCCTTTTGAACTTCTCCATATTCGCATTGGGAATCATGCCGTACATTTCCTCTTCCATCATCATGCAATTGGTCATGGTGCTGATTCCTTCCTTGCAAAAGTTGCAAAAGGAAGGGGAAGAAGGTCGGAAAAAAATCGGCCAGTACACCAAGTACGGCACGATTATTCTTTGCGCGGTCCAGTCTCTCGCAGTGATCCGCCTTGCGCAGCAATGGTCTTATGGAGCCGATCAAAAAGCGGCTTTGCATCCAGGTTTGATCCATTCTTCCGTCGAATCTTGGTTCTTCTTCATTGCGTTATTGTCCATCACGACCGGAACGGTTCTCTTGATTTGGCTTGGCGAGCAGATCACTGAAAGAGGGATCGGGAACGGAATTTCCCTATTGATCTTCGCCGGGATCGTAGGCCGTTTGCCTAGTTCCGTTTACCAACTCTTCCAAGAGAACTTCGTAGACGGGTTGAATATCATCATTCTACTTCTTCTTTTCATTCTTCTGATCTCTTTGACCGTTCTTCTGACGCAGGGCGTTCGCAAGGTGCCCTTGCAATACGGGAAGCAGATGGTAGGTCGCAGGATGGTTCAGGCCAAAAGCCAAAGCATTCCGTTTAAGGTCAATGGCGCCAGCGTAATGCCGATCATCTTCGCTTCTTCTTTACTTCTCTTCCCGCAGACGATCATCCAGCAGATCGTGGATATCCCGGAATGGGCCGGTTGGGCAGTTTTACTGGATTATCTGAATCCTTTCTCCCAAATCTGGTATCACGCCGCGGTGTACTTTTTTATCTACATCGGTTTGATCGTATTTTTCGCGTATTTCTACACTGCGATCCAATTCAATCCGGCCGAGCTTGCGGAGAATCTGCGTAAATACAACGGATTCATTCCAGGAATTCGTCCCGGTTCCCATACGAAGGAATATATAGAAAAGGTTCTGAACCGGATCACTTTGCCGGGCGCAATCTTTCTCGCCGGTCTGGCTTTGGCTCCTTATATCATTATTCGTTTCTTGGATCTCGGAACGAACTCCGGCGGAGGTTCCTTGGTATACACGTTCGGAGGAACCTCCTTGTTGATTATGGTAGGGGTGGCTCTCGAAACCTTGAAGCAGTTGGAATCCCAACTCTTGATGAGAAACTACGACGGGTTCTTGAAGAAATCCAAAATTAAGGGAAGGTCCTAA
- a CDS encoding adenylate kinase, which produces MNSIIFMGPPGAGKGTQAKILCDTLGIPQISTGDILRSAVKNGTKMGLEAKRYMDAGDLVPDSVVIGIIQDRIVEPDCKNGFLLDGFPRTVEQAEALDQLLKSEGKNIKRAINLEVPDVELLQRLLKRAEIEGRSDDNETTIKSRLDTYNKKTLPLLDYYSAKGNLSRINGVGSLEQVTKLIQKELV; this is translated from the coding sequence ATGAATTCGATCATTTTTATGGGGCCCCCCGGAGCCGGAAAAGGAACTCAGGCCAAAATTCTTTGCGATACCTTAGGAATCCCTCAGATCTCGACGGGGGATATTTTGCGTTCCGCGGTAAAGAACGGGACCAAAATGGGCTTGGAAGCCAAGAGATATATGGATGCAGGTGATCTGGTTCCGGATTCCGTCGTGATCGGTATCATTCAGGATCGGATTGTGGAACCGGATTGCAAAAACGGATTTTTATTGGATGGGTTTCCTAGGACTGTCGAGCAGGCGGAAGCGCTGGACCAGCTATTGAAATCGGAAGGAAAGAACATCAAACGTGCGATCAACTTGGAGGTTCCGGATGTGGAGCTCCTGCAAAGGTTATTGAAGCGCGCCGAGATCGAAGGTCGTTCCGATGACAACGAGACTACGATCAAGAGTAGATTGGATACGTACAATAAGAAGACTCTTCCTCTTCTGGATTATTATTCCGCAAAAGGGAATCTTTCCCGTATTAATGGAGTCGGCTCTTTGGAGCAAGTAACCAAACTCATTCAAAAGGAGCTGGTGTAA
- the infA gene encoding translation initiation factor IF-1, whose protein sequence is MAKEEAITVDGTVLEPLPNAMFRVELENGHKVLAHISGKMRMHYIRILPGDKVTVELSPYDLTKGRITYRKK, encoded by the coding sequence TTGGCAAAAGAAGAAGCGATCACCGTGGACGGAACGGTATTGGAACCACTTCCAAACGCTATGTTCCGCGTTGAACTGGAAAACGGTCACAAGGTTTTGGCTCATATTTCCGGAAAAATGAGAATGCACTACATCAGGATCCTTCCCGGAGATAAGGTCACCGTGGAACTTTCCCCGTATGATTTGACCAAGGGTAGAATCACCTACCGTAAGAAATAG
- the rpmJ gene encoding 50S ribosomal protein L36, translated as MKVRTSVKKICTSCKIIRRKGVIRVICTNPKHKQRQA; from the coding sequence ATGAAAGTAAGAACTTCCGTAAAAAAAATCTGCACCAGTTGCAAGATCATTAGAAGAAAAGGTGTGATTCGTGTGATTTGCACTAATCCTAAACACAAGCAAAGGCAAGCGTAA
- the rpsM gene encoding 30S ribosomal protein S13, translating to MARIAGIDLPREKRIVVGLTYIFGIGPSTSRKVLAKAGVDQAVRVKDLSDTQEAAIRKVIEESVKVEGDLRSENQLNIKRLMDIGCYRGLRHRKGLPVRGQRTRTNARTRKGVKKTVANKKKATK from the coding sequence ATGGCACGTATCGCAGGAATCGATCTTCCGAGGGAAAAAAGAATCGTCGTCGGCTTGACCTATATTTTCGGTATAGGGCCTTCCACCTCCCGTAAAGTCCTGGCGAAAGCCGGCGTAGACCAAGCGGTCCGCGTAAAGGATCTTTCCGATACGCAGGAGGCGGCGATCAGAAAAGTAATCGAAGAATCCGTAAAAGTGGAAGGAGATCTTCGTTCGGAAAACCAATTGAACATCAAACGTTTGATGGATATCGGTTGTTATCGGGGACTGCGTCATAGAAAAGGACTTCCGGTTCGGGGACAAAGAACCCGTACTAATGCCCGTACTCGGAAAGGGGTCAAGAAGACCGTGGCCAACAAGAAAAAGGCGACTAAGTAA
- the rpsK gene encoding 30S ribosomal protein S11, protein MAEDKKAKKDKKVKKKEKKVVPRGKVYITASFNNTIITITDLAGNTLSWSTAGAMGFRGSKKSTPYAAQIAAGNAAEKAIDATGLTEVDVLVSGPGIGRESAIRSLVARGLSIKMIKDVTPLPHNGCRPRKRRRV, encoded by the coding sequence ATGGCTGAAGATAAAAAAGCAAAGAAAGATAAGAAAGTAAAGAAGAAGGAAAAAAAGGTAGTTCCTCGCGGTAAAGTGTACATCACCGCTTCCTTTAACAATACGATCATTACCATCACCGATTTGGCCGGGAATACACTTTCCTGGTCCACAGCGGGAGCTATGGGTTTCCGCGGGTCCAAGAAGTCCACTCCGTATGCGGCTCAGATCGCGGCGGGGAACGCAGCCGAAAAAGCGATCGATGCTACCGGGCTAACCGAAGTCGATGTGCTAGTTTCCGGACCGGGGATCGGACGCGAATCCGCGATCCGTTCTCTCGTAGCGAGAGGTCTTTCTATTAAAATGATCAAGGACGTAACGCCCCTGCCCCATAACGGATGTCGTCCCCGTAAGAGAAGAAGGGTTTAA